The sequence AAAAAGAGCTTGCAAGCCCACTGCGTGATGCGTTGAGGCGAGGGGATATTACTTTACCAGAAGGAACCCTGCTACACGGTATGGGTATGTACGGATACGATGCTGATGCAGTTCGAGGAGTATCCGAGATGGGTATAGTCAGTGGCGAGCTGATAGGCGTTACTGAAGATGCTGAGACGCACGGTTGTGCTGACTTTTTCCGTGTCCCGAGAGATACGAACATAGGCGCTTATTTTGATAGTGCTAAAGAACTAGTAACGGTGGATAGCTTGCGTATTCAACGTGGAGAAAGGTTATTGACAAGGGGCGTAGTCTTTATCGTAGATGCTCAAGCGGAAGGTGTTCCAGAGCTTCTGGAAAATGATGGCTATCGTAAGGAAGAAATGTCAGGGTTTGTATCACCTCCGCTTATGAGAACTCCAGAAGACACCTCTGCGATATTAGGTGGTGTACCCCGAGGTGCTATAGCAGGAGTTGTAGTCAGTGACAGACTACTTGCGAGTACTGATGTAGCTCAAGTCCTTTCCGGATGCTTTCCTGATGTTCCAGTTTTTAACCAGACAGGAATACCCCTACAGGCTGTCGCTTGATTGGGTTCAACAGTTTTTAGGTACATGTAATTTGCTAACAAAGCAGATTGCAATAACAGAGGTGAATAACAACAAACTTTTTGTTGGTTGTTGGGCGATTTTTTAGTACCGACCCCTGTTAGTGATTGTTGGGTGAAAAGGCAATACAAACCATTTTTTAGCATCGACGTATTTTTAGGTAGGCAGTGCGTTTACAGGATTTTCTAAAATCGAAGCTTTAGTGGGTAGGGGGTGTAATTATGGTATAATTATCTGTGATGCGATGACCGAGAATAGGTGGTAGCTTGCAAAGCTACATACGGTAGGGTAATGGCTACCTCGCATCTCCAATTAAATTATGACAGCACAAGATTATATCCAAACAAAACTTGAAGAGCTAAAAACGCCTCTTGGCTTAACTAGGCTCACGAATAAGGAAGAACTTATTGAGGCAATATTTCGCTATGTTATTTCAAAGAAATTCCGAAAATATGCACTATCTCCTGAAGCATCCGAGCATCTTCGAGCCTCGATTACCAAGAATATTGAAGCTGGCGAACCAATCAAAGCAACTTTAGTCTTTGGTGGGTATAAGCTATGGCGATTTGACGAGTCGCCAGAAGTAGATTGGGCTGAGCTTTTCTCGTTTATGTTTTACTCAAATTGGATGAAACCAATTTGTGAGGTTTATGAGCACGGTGTTTGGTACGACTTTTTCTCTGATGACGTAATTGTTCCAATTATTAACAATGTTCCACGAGACGATATGCAAGCCTATAGGGATAGCTTCGAGAAGCTACTTCGTTTCCTAAAGCCGTATCAGCCAGATAATCTAAATATGACCTATAACCGGGTTGGCGACCAATACGAGAGTTTTGAAGCTTTCAGTGCTGACCTTGAAGCACAGAAAGATTCTTTGTCTGCAAGTCTTGAGGGTGGTTATCCCAAGCTTGATGATACGGCTAAATCAGTCCTTGAACTCAACGTAAAGTTGACCGATGAACAAAAAGCCGACCCGATGTGGCGAGAGAAAGTTCAGCTTTTACACGACTCCTATATGCAAGTTGGTGGTCGCCGACCATATTACCGAACCCCTGATAAGTTCAATATAATGACGACACCTTTTAACGGTATGCTTTCAGTCGGTACTACCAAAGACTCAATTATGAAATTCTGGATTGGCACAGGAGTGTTAAAGCCTAGAGATGACGGTTTCAGACAAATCGTTTTATCACCAAATCAGCTAGAAAAAACTAGCTTTGATTGGCAAGATGTTAATCTTGGCATTGAGGGCAAGAACTTCAATAAAATCAGGGTATCTAAAGACTAGTCTTCGTATTCAGCCCTAATATACTCAGCACCGCTCGGGTCTTCTAGGACTACGTTCTCAAACTCTTTCGTGTCGGCAGATTCTAGCGGAGGTAGCTCAATCTTTTCTTGTGGTTCTTGTGTTGCGTCATCGCTCATAGTCTTATTCTACCTCACGAACTCAATAGCCGACATACTCTCTGGCTTAACCAAGCATAGTAGAAGCGATTGGATTTTATCTCGTCTCCGTTTTAGCCTAGGGTAGTTCGTAAGGAGTTGATGTAACGCTTCAATAATGGGTTCAGCTGGTGCGTTCTTCTCTCGACCAGAAGGAACTTTTTCTAAATCTGCCATCAAATCATATTGTGGATTTAGTATTATAATGGCGGTCGTATTCTTTACGGCAGCGTGATTTTGGTTTTGGGTTGCTGTATAATACTGCTAGGTGGGCTATTAGCTCAGTTGGTAGAGCAGTTGCCTCTTAAGCAAACGGTCACAGGTTCGAGCCCCGTATAGCCCACCAGGTAATTAGCTATAAACAAGAAAATTCACAAGGTTGTAGCTATGGTTGCACAAGGCAACCAGTTTCCGATGGTCAGTAAAGTTCGCAAAGTTTTATCACGCCATCCAACCAAATTTGTCCAAACCCTCTTTTATTGTTTCCAACCCCCCCATGCCCCTGTCACCTGCTACAACCTCCAGCCCGTCACCTTTCAAAATCCTCTAAGGATTTATGGGATATCTAGCATTTTGCATCAAAAGACTATCCAAATATCAGCAGAGTTGGATCCCCCGTAAACTCCTATGGAGTTTCGGAGGATGACAGACAAGGGAGGGGTTTGGAGGATAACAATACAAGGTTGGGTTTCGGAGGATGATAATACGGGGGTTCGGAGTATGGCAGTTATTTCTATTTTTGTATCAACAAGATAAAAGTAGCTAGCAGCGTCTGGGTCTAGTGAGTTGATTTTGATATACTATGAATATGAGCACGAGCATAACTGACCCAATCCAACCCAAAGGCTTTCGCGATCTGAGTATCAATCAACAGTTCGAATTTGATCACTGGATCCAGACTATTACCAAAGTCTACAAGTCTAGGGGATTCATGCCACTCAGGACTAGTGCTGTCGAGCTGAGCTCGGTATTGCTCGCCAAGGAGGGAGGAGAGACTACCAAAGAGATTTTTATGATTCCGAGAGCCAAGCATGATTTGGCATTGCGGTTTGATCTAACGGTTCCTTTGGCTAGGTATGTAGCCGCCAACCAACAAGACATCAAGTTTCCTTTCAGGCGCTATCAGATAGGTCAGAGCTGGAGAGCGGAGAATACTCAGTCAGGCAGGAAGCGGGAATTTTATCAAGCAGATATTGATATCATTGGAGATGATTCCATCTATGCTGACGCAGATGTGATCATTAGTGCTATCAAGGCTTATCAGGCACTTGATATCGAGGCCATAGCAAGAATCAATCATAGAGAGTTGTTGGCTAATATGGTAAGACAAGCAGGAGGAAGTCAGATCACTGAGGCTTTGCGCTTGATTGATAAGCGAGATAAGCTCGACAAGATCAGGTTTGGAGAGTTGTTAACTGGGCTAGTTGACGATCCCAAATCTATTACGCAATATTTAGACCAGGTTTATCAGTTAGGTCAGCTTGATGCACTGCAGGAATCAGGATTGAGTCAGCTAGATTATTTGACAAAGCTGGGGGAAATTTTAGCTCGCGAGGTGGGAGTTGGAAGTTTTTGTTTTGACTTTGGGTTGGCTAGAGGTTTTGATTATTATACTGGAATGGTCGTCGAGTTCTTTTTACCAGGAAATAGCACTGCAGTAGGGAGCGGGGGAAGATATGATAACCTGATTAGCGGCTATAGTTCAAGAAGCTTAGGAGGTGTCGGTTGTTCTATCGGTGTTACTAGACTATTTGACCACATTAACCCTTCTGGTCGAGGCACTCTCTCTGAATACTTGATCGCGATACTTGACCCTGAATACCTAGGATTCGCTCAGAGTGTTAGGCTAAAGGTAGAAGAATTGGGAGGTAATTGTCAGATCTATACCGCAAGTAGTAAGCTCAAGCATATCTTTGATTATGCAGATAGATGGGCAATTGATAAATTAATCATAATTGGATCTGATGAAATTGATTCAGGTCAAATCAAGATCAAAGATCTCAAGACAAAGCTTGAAGAAACTATTGAGGTCAAGGAGCAGAATTGATGAAGCTAATTTCTTGGAATGTCAATGGGATCAGAGCTGTTTTACGCAAGGACAAGCTTCTACCCATGATAGAGGCCGAAGATCCTGATATCCTTTGTCTGCAAGAGATCAAGGCGGATCCCGAACAGTTTGAGCTCGATCTACCGGGGTATCAATTGATAATAAATAGTGCCAAGCGTAAGGGTTATAGTGGGACAGCTATATTGAGTAAATTGCAACCAATAAGGATAATTAGGAATTTTCCTGAGAAATTAGTCAATAGTAGTCAGCCAGATCAATATGGGGATAGTAATCAAGAGGGTAGGATCTTGGCAGCTGAATACCCTGATTATTGGCTAGTCAATGTCTATACGCCGAATGCAAAAGATGATTTGAGCAGGATACCCCTCAGGCGAGATTACTGGGACTCAAGTTTTTTAAGGTTGCTTCAAAGCTTAGAGCAAACCAAGCCTGTCTTGACTTGTGGAGATTTCAATGTTGCCTACACCGAAGATGATCTTGCTAGACCAAAGCAAAATCAAGGCAAGAAAGGATTTACGGCCGAAGAGCGGACAGGGTTTGGTAATTATCTAGAGGCAGGCTTCATCGATACATTTAGATTGTTTCATCAGGGAAATGGACATTATAGCTGGTGGAGCAATTGGGGCAAAGCTAGGGAGAATAATGTTGGATGGAGGATAGATTATTGGCTGGCAAGTCAAGGACTCAAATCGAGAATTGTAGCTGGAGATATTTATCCAGATTATCTTGGCTCAGATCACTGTCCAATCGGTATAGAGTTAGACTAGATACCTCTTGACAAGATATCAATACTCCAAAAGTCGCGGACAGTCCGCGACATCTCCAATCTGGTAGGGTAGCAAAAGTCGCGGACAGTCCGCGACAAAAAATGTGGTGTAGTATGGAGGGTGGTATTGGGCTGGATTTAAGCTCTTGAATAAGTTTGGACAATCAGGTATCATACTAGGTATGGCAAAAAAAGGAGCAAGACAACTAATCGTACTAGTAAATAAAGCTACTGGCACACGTTATTTGACGAAAAAAAACAAGACTAATACAACAGACAAATTGGTCTTAAAGAAATATGATAGAAAAACTAGAAAAGTAGAAGAATTTACAGAAACCAAGACCAGTCTTGGTTGATAACAATTGGAGGGAATATGAAGAAAGTTAAGAAATTTTTACCAATAATTTTGTTTGTTGGACTGATTGGGGTGTTTGGATACCTGATTTTTAAGGGAGATTCCAATCCAGAATCGACCGAAGATCCAGCCTCGGTGGAATTGACCGACCAGCAAAAACAGGCCCTACTAGAGGGTCATGCTAAGCTGAGTGAGGGAGCTAATATTAATGTAGTAGAGTTTGGTGATTTTCAGTGTCCAGCCTGTAAGGCAGCTGAGCCAGAGATAGAAAGAATACTTGGTCTTTATGGTGATCAAATCAATTTCTATTTTCGTCATCGACCACTAATGTCTATTCACCCAAATGCCAAATTGGCTGCAATCACCTCAGAGGTGGCAGCTACAGAAGACAAGTTTTGGGAGATGCATGACTTGCTCTACCAGCGTCAAGCTGACTGGAGTAGTCTAAGTTCTACTCAGGTAATCGATACTTTTGCTAGCTATGGTACAGAATTGGGATTTGATACTGCTGATTTCAGAGATCAGATTCTTGGTGAGACTGGCAAGGGCAATATCAATCGTGATGATGATTTGGCAGAGGAGCTTGAAGTCAATGGTACTCCAACCTTCTTTGTCAATGGTCAAAGGCTAGCAAGTGTCAGCGAACTGGAAGATAAGATCAAGAGTTTAATCAATGGAGACTCAGACGCTGATAAAGCAGATGTCAGTGATGATAGCTCAGATTAAAATAGCAAGTTAGTTAGCTAGAGTAAAATAAAAAAATAAACGAGGAGTAAAATGAAAAAAACCAAAGTAGCAATCAATGGTTTTGGCAGAATTGGCAGGAGTGCCTTTAAGATAGCCATGACCAAGCCTGAGCTTGAGATAGTTGCTATCAACGATTTGACTGATAATAAAATCTTGGCTTATCTATTGCAAAATGACAGTAATTATGGTCGATATCATAAGGAAATTAGCTATGATAATAAATCGATTACGGTTGGTGGACAGCAGATTAAGACCTTTAGCGAACGAGATCCAATCGAGCTACCTTGGAAAAAACTTGGTATTGATGTAGTAATCGAATCAACTGGTAGGTTTGTAACTTATGAAAAAGCTTCTAGGCATATCAGCGCAGGTGCCAAAAAGGTAGTAATATCAGCCCCAGCTAAGGATGATGATCATAAAGTCAAGACAATCGTAATGGGAGTAAATGATCTTGACTTGAAACCTGAAGACAAGATCATTTCCAATGCCTCTTGTACCACCAATTGTCTTTCACCTGTGGTCAGGGTGATAGAAGATCATTTTGGGATAGATAAGGCGATGATGACTACCGTTCATTCCTATACAGCATCTCAGGTATTGCAGGATGGCCCGAGCAAAAATGAACGGGATAGTCGAGCAGCGGCTGAAAACATTATTCCGACTACAACTGGTGCAACTAAAGCAACTGGCAAGGTGATCCCTTCGATTGAGGGCAGATTTACTGGGCTAAGTATTCGGGTACCTACACCAGTAGTATCTCTTTGTGATACCGTTTTCTTGCTAAAAAGTAAGGCTAGTATAGAGCAAGTCAATCAAGTTTTGGAAAAAGCCTCTAGGACTAGGAGATTTCAAAGGGTTCTAGCTACGACTAGTGAGCAACTTGTTTCCTCGGACTTTATTGGGGATAGCCATTCGGCAATTGTCGACCTCAATCTTACTCAAGTGGTAGGTGAAAATATGCTCAAACTTGTAGTCTGGTATGACAATGAGTGGGGATACTCTAATCGCCTGGTCGAGGTAGTCCAAAAGCTCGGTAATGTTTAGAGTTCATTTAGCCAACGACCATGGGGGTTTTTTGCTCCGAGAAGTAGTAGTAGAATGGGCAAAATCAAGAGACTATCAGCTGATTGACCATGGTAATTCTGTACTTGATCAGGCCGATAATGATTTTGAGTATGCTAGATTGGCACTTGGTGGACTTAGGCAAGATTTAGAATCAGGATTAAAGTCTCGAGCAGTGTTGATATGTACTAGTGGGATAGCCATGACTATTCAGGCTAATCGTAGCCGAGGTCTTCGGGCTGTCTTGCCAATCAATCTAGAGCATGCCAAAACTTCTAGAGAGCATAATGATTGCAATGTTCTTGCTCTTGGTGGTAATTTTCATAATAGAAAACTAACTAAAGAGATTCTGGATATTTGGTTTGATACTGATTATCTAGGATTTGATCGCTACAATTTTCGCAACAAAGCATTAGATGATTAAATTATATCCTGCCCTTTTAACAAATCAGCCTGAACAAATGGTTGAAAGTCTAGGGTTTGTTCAACAGGGTAGCTTTGAGGGGTTGCATATTGATATTATTGATTCAGCAGCTGGCCAGCAAACCTTAAATCTTGATCAAGTATTAGGGATACTTGAAGCTAGTCAAGTCGATTTGAATAAGATTGATCTTCATCTGATGAGCCAAGCTGCCATTGATCAAGTAACAGTTACTAGTACCTCAGCTAGGGTGATCTTGGAGTATGAGATTGATCAATACTTGGTAGAACAAAGGATCATAGAGTTTGCTAGTCGAGGTCTAAAGACTAAGATTGGTCTTGCGATTGCCCCCAAGACTGAGCTTGAGTCAATCAAGCATTTAGTAGACCAGATCGGCCATTTGCTTTTTATGGCAGTAGAGTTTGGTCAGCAAGGTAATAATCTGGATCAAACAGTATTTGATAAAGTTCGACAAGCCAGGCAAGAGCTATCAGGGATAGAATTTGGCTGGGATGGCGGGGTTAATCTTGATAATCTTAGACAAATTGATAAATTGGTAAATCTGATAAATGCAGGTAGTGCAGTTTATGCCAGTAAGGATATTTTGAGAGCATATAATAGTTTGATACAATAAGCATAAGCATGATAGATCAAAGAGCTTTAGAGCTAAAAGCTAATAAGATTAGACAATTAGTTGTCGAGATGTTAATTGCTGCTGGCAGTGGGCATACTGCTGGACCATTGGATTTGGCTGACATCTTTGCTACTTTGTTTTTTGCAGTCATGAAGTATGACCCTGACAATCCTGATTGGGAAGAGCGAGATTGGTTGATTCTTTCCAATGGACATACTGTACCAGTACTTTATGCCTCAATGGCACTTGCGGGATATTTTCCAATCTCTGAGCTTAAACAGTTGAGAAAATTTGGTTCACGACTTCAGGGTCATCCCGAAAGGTTACGATTATCAGGTCTAGAAAATACATCTGGACCACTTGGCTCTGGACTCAGTCAAGCTGCTGGGGTAGCCTTGGGGCTGAAGCGAGACAATAGGAAGAATTTTGTTTACGTAATCAATGGCGATGGTGAGCTTCAAGAAGGTAATATCTGGGAGGCAGTGATGTTTGCGGGGAAATATCGCCTGGGCAACCTGATTAGTATTATTGACCGTAATTATATTCAGATAGATGGAATGACCGAAGATGTAATGCCATTAGAGCCACTAGCTGATAAATATCGAGCTTTTGGATGGCAGGTTTTTGAGATCAATGGTCATAATCCATCTGATATCTACGATGCAGTTTCTCAAGCAAAGGCAGTGCAAGATAAGCCAAGCGTGATAATCGCTAGAACTATTCCTGGTAAAGGGGTAGATTTTATCGAATTTGATTACCGTTGGCATGGTTATGATCCAGATGCTTCACATGCCAAGCGAGATTATCAATTGGCCTTAAAGAAACTGAGAAGTCTTGATGGTAAGATCAAAGGAGAAGATCAATGAGTCAAGCGGAAACATTAAGAAAAGGCTTCGGTGAGGGGCTGGTGTCTGTGGGTGAACAGGATGATCGAGTTTATGCACTCTGTGCTGATCTAACAGAATCAACTATGATGGCAGAGTTTGCTTCTAAGTTTCCGGATCGTTTTGTTGAGATCGGAGTAGCTGAGCAAAATCTAGTAACGGTAGCTAGTGGACTTGCTGCAATCGGTAAGATTCCATTTGTCACTAGCTATGCAGCTTTTTCACCAGGTAGAAACTGGGAACAGATTCGAACGACAATTTGCCTGAATGATCAGCCGGTCAAGATTGTCGGTTCGCATGCTGGGTTGTCTGTGGGGCCTGATGGTGCTACCCATCAAATGCTTGAAGACATTGCTCTGATGAGAGTTCTGCCCAATATTGATGTTGTAGTCCCTGCTGATTACAACCAGGCAAGACTTGCTACGATTGCACTTGCGCGGACTGGTCGTCCTGGATACCTGAGGCTGGCTAGGGAAAAGACTATAATTATTGAGCCAGCACTCGACTTTGAACTTGGTAGGGCTCAAATCCTAAGATCAGGCAGTGATCTTTCAATCTTTGCTTGTGGACCGATGGTCGCTCAAGCCCTGGAGGTAGCTAAGCAGTTATCAAGCTTGCAAATTGATGCCGAGGTGATCAATATCCACACTATTAAACCTCTTGATAATCAGGCTATCCATCAGAGTATAGCAAAGACAGGTCTTGGCTTCAGTATTGAAGAAGGTCAGATTGCAGGTGGTATGGGTAGTGCAATTGTTGAATTTTTGGCTGAAAATTTACCTAGTAGATTCACTAGGATTGGAGTGCGAGATCGATTCGGTCAATCTGGTAGTGTAGATCAACTTTGGCAAGAGTATGGATTGAGTATTGAGGGGATAAAAGAGCAAATATTAAATATAGTTAGGGAGGTCAGATGACTAATCAAGCCACTAAAAAAGATAACAAGAAGACTAAGTATGATTGTATCTGCATCGGTGATATTGTTACAGACGCATTTATTAGGCTTGAGCCTGAGTACACCGATTTAATCGAAGATAAAGATAGACGATACTTAAAGATCGAGTATGGTTCAAAGGTACCTTTTGAATATGCCAAGATTGTCCCTGGCGTAGGCAATGCTGGTAATGCAGCCAGAAGTTTAGCAAGACTTGGTCTTGATGTAGCTATTGTGACCAATGTTGGCGATGATCAACATGGCATGGAGCAGGGTCAGTCATTATTGGATGACTTGATCTCACTTGAGTTTGTCAAGGTTAATCACCGTACACCTTCAAATTACCATTATGTACTTTGGCACAGAGAGGAAAGGACAATCTTGATCAAGCATGAAGAGTTTGATTACTATTGGCCAAGAATACCTGAGCACAGTACTCCTGAGTGGGTTTATTTGACTTCACTTGGTGATCATGGTGCAAAAGTCTACCCAGAACTTACTGGCTGGCTTCAGTTGAATTCGCAGGTAAAATTAGCATTTCAGCCCGGTACCTTCCAGTTAAATCTTGATCAAGACAAGTATTTTTACGAGCGAGCTGAAATCGTGGTACTAAACAAAGAAGAGGCAGCAACATTGTTTGGGACTCATCCAAGTGATATTGCCAAAAATGCTCAGAGTCTAATTAAGCTTGGGGCTTTGATCGCAGTGATCACTGATGGTCCAGATGGATCTTATCTTTTAGCACCAGATAAGGGATTCAAGCAACTTCATAAGATTAGTCCTTTTCCAGATTTTCGTCCTCCAGTCGAACGAACCGGTGCCGGAGATAGTTACGCATCTACTATGATTGCTGCAGTAATCAAAGGTCAAGACCTCAATACGGCAATGCGCTGGGCTGGTGTTAACTCTGCTCATGTCGTGTTAGAAGTGGGGGCTGCAGCTGGTCTTCAGAGGCAAAACCAGATAATGATTGATCTAGAAAATGCCCCTGAAGACTATAATCTGTATAAAATAGGTTGACTAATTTAATTTCTCCAGATATAATTGCTTAAGTTATGGTAGTATTAAGATTAAATCGAGTTGGACGCAAGAAGCTTGCACTTTACCGTATTGTAGCGATTGATAAGCGCAAGGCTGTATCTGCTCGTCCTTTGGAATACCTGGGTAGGTACAATCCTCACAATAAAGAGCTAGTTGTAGATAAAGAGGCAATAAAAGCTTGGCTTGATAAGGGTGCTCAACCCTCAAATCGTTTGGCAATTATTCTCAAACAATCAGGTCTGAGCTTGCCAAAGTGGGTCAAGATTAATAGCAAAAATAGGTCAGTCAAAGATCCAGAAAAAGCTCAAAACCAAACTAGGCAGCCAGAGGAAGTAGTAGAGACGATTGAAGAAGTTGTCGAGGAAATTCCAGCAGAGGCTGAACAACAAGATTCTAATCAAGAGAGTTAAGTTAAATCATATAGGAGGTAGGATGGATTATCCTGAGATAGAGTTTGTAGAGCTAGTAGTAAGACAACTGGTTGCTAATCCAGATCAAGTCAAAGTAGAAAGAATCTTGGATGAAAAAGGAGTATTGTTGGTACTGACTGTAGATGATGAAGATTTGGGTAAGGTTATTGGTAGGGGAGGTGCTACTGTAAATGCGTTGAGGTCACTATTGAGAGTATTGGGAGCTAAGAACAATGCTAGGTATGCTTTGAAGGTAGATGACCCCAAGAATAGCACTACTCAATCAGCCACCAATTCACGACCAGCTCAGGCAGAGGGTCTGACAGAGCAGGCAGTGGAAGTACCTTCATCGCCAGAAGACGAAGTAGATCGTGAGCTTGAAGGACTAGTCAGCGACCTAGATCTATAGTTCTGGTGGCCTTTCGATTTGATATTATTACACTTTTTCCAGAAGCATTTCAGGGATTAGGGCATAGTATGCTCTATCAAGCCCAAGCTAATGGTTTGATAGAGTTGCATTTGCATAATCTTAGAGATTATGGATTGGGTAAGCGTAAACAAGTTGATGATCAGGTTTATGGAGGAGGAGCAGGGATGCTACTAATGGTAGAACCAATAGTATCGGCACTTGAGAATGTCAAAAAAACCGTTCCTAATGCAAAGGTCGGGCTATTGACTCCAAGAGGTAAGCTTTACAACCAAAGGCTGGCTACTGAGTTAAGTCAAGCAGAGGGTTTGACTTTAATATGTGGGCATTATGAGGGAGTTGACGAAAGACTAAATGATTATTTGGATTTTGAAGTTTCGATCGGGGACTATGTTTTAACTGGAGGAGAAATACCAGCAATGGTTGTGGTTGACAGTGTGGCTAGATTGATTGATGGTGTATTGGGAGACACAGAGAGTAATATGGATGAGAGCCATAGTTATCAGTTGCTTGAGTATCCCCAATATACTAGGCCACTGGATTTTAGGGGAAAGAAAGTGCCAGAAATATTAGTATCAGGAGATCACCAGGCTGTTATTGACTGGAGGCGAGAACAGTCTATAACCAAAACCAGAAAGAGTCGCCCTGACCTTTTGGAATTATAGGATTATGAACCCAGCAATTGTTCTCAAGCAGTGGATCAGGGGTCAGGAAGCGATTAGTCAATTGGCTACTGCTAAGAAAAATTTAATTGTCTTAAGGTTGGCAATATTTTGTTTGAGTTTAGCTACTATTTTGATTTATCTTGGAGAAATATTGCAGAATTTGGCAGGGTATCAAGGAGAACATGCGGTAGAAAGTTTTTTTGAGAATAATTCGATTGCAGTTGTGATCTTATTCGTAGGGATTATTGCCCCTATCAGCGAAGAGTTGATTTT is a genomic window of Candidatus Saccharibacteria bacterium containing:
- the trmD gene encoding tRNA (guanosine(37)-N1)-methyltransferase TrmD gives rise to the protein MAFRFDIITLFPEAFQGLGHSMLYQAQANGLIELHLHNLRDYGLGKRKQVDDQVYGGGAGMLLMVEPIVSALENVKKTVPNAKVGLLTPRGKLYNQRLATELSQAEGLTLICGHYEGVDERLNDYLDFEVSIGDYVLTGGEIPAMVVVDSVARLIDGVLGDTESNMDESHSYQLLEYPQYTRPLDFRGKKVPEILVSGDHQAVIDWRREQSITKTRKSRPDLLEL